From Carnobacterium divergens:
TATTGAGTTGTTAATTAGAACAGGAGGATATAGATATTGTAAATACTAGGTGGATACTGTGCCCTATATGTGGCAATAAGACCCGTTTAAAAATGAGGGAAGATACTGAATTAAAAAATTTCCCTCTATTTTGTCCTAAATGCAGACAAGAAATTTTAATTGAAATAACGAAGTTTAGAATAACTGTAATTACAGAGCCAGACGCAAAGACGCAGAGCCGATAATTCGAGATATCAAAATCTCATTTTATCGGCTTTTTCTTTTCTATGCATACCATTGAGCTTAGTTCTTGATATCCTTTATAAGAAAATAAGTGTACTGATTTTTTTTGCAGTAGCTGTATTACAGTAGACATCCCTCAAGCATAAAAAGTATACAATTAAAATTCAATACTTGATTATTGATGAAGTACAGAGTTACTCGTCATTTCAAAACTAGTATATCAGTCAAGTTTTTCCTAAGGAACAAAAACGAACTTCGCT
This genomic window contains:
- a CDS encoding cysteine-rich KTR domain-containing protein, with product MCPICGNKTRLKMREDTELKNFPLFCPKCRQEILIEITKFRITVITEPDAKTQSR